A single genomic interval of Aureliella helgolandensis harbors:
- a CDS encoding phytoene desaturase family protein: MYDTIIIGGGMSGLAAGIRLAHYDQKVCILEKHWTIGGLNSFYRQNGRNYDVGLHAVTNFTPAGTKKGPLARLLRQLRFRWEDFELSPQMGSAIAFPGVRIGFNNELDFLRSEIARTFPSQIDNFELLLSKLADYDDLTQEHFEGSTRKFLAEIFDEPLLIEMLLCPLMWYGNARAHDMDYGQFCIMFRSIFMEGFARPYKGVRLILKHLIKRFRSLGGELKLRSAVQSIRVDGDRAVGVVLEDGQELQAKRILSSAGIIETQRLCDDLSHVETERAGQLTFIESISILDKQPREVGFEETIVFYNDSDQFHWNPPQEGLCDVRTGVICSPNNYRYSSSDGELEDGIIRLTTIADFDRWENLSEQEYQRQKMWWYDRSVASAVRFIPDFRGHVVATDVFTPKTIRRFTSHDNGAVYGAPDKKLDGTTHLKNLFLCGTDQGFVGIIGAIVSGISMANMHCLRNND, from the coding sequence GTGTACGACACAATCATCATCGGTGGCGGTATGAGCGGCCTAGCCGCTGGTATACGCTTAGCCCACTACGATCAGAAAGTGTGCATTCTCGAGAAGCACTGGACGATTGGTGGGCTCAACTCCTTTTATCGACAAAACGGTCGCAACTACGATGTAGGACTGCACGCCGTCACGAACTTTACCCCAGCGGGGACCAAAAAGGGGCCTTTGGCCCGCCTGCTACGGCAGTTGCGATTTCGCTGGGAGGATTTCGAACTCTCGCCCCAAATGGGGTCGGCAATTGCCTTTCCTGGGGTCCGTATCGGGTTCAACAACGAACTCGACTTCTTACGCAGTGAAATTGCTCGGACCTTCCCCAGCCAAATCGACAATTTCGAGTTGTTGTTGAGCAAGCTAGCGGACTACGACGATCTCACCCAAGAGCATTTCGAAGGCTCTACCCGCAAGTTCCTGGCCGAAATTTTCGACGAGCCTCTGCTGATCGAAATGCTGCTCTGCCCCCTGATGTGGTACGGCAATGCACGCGCCCATGACATGGACTACGGGCAGTTTTGCATCATGTTCCGAAGCATCTTCATGGAAGGGTTTGCACGCCCCTACAAGGGGGTTCGGCTGATCCTGAAGCATCTGATTAAGCGTTTTCGGTCGCTCGGTGGAGAGCTCAAGCTGAGAAGTGCTGTTCAATCAATCCGAGTCGATGGCGATCGAGCGGTGGGGGTCGTGCTGGAAGACGGACAAGAGCTTCAAGCAAAGCGGATCCTCTCCAGTGCCGGGATTATCGAGACACAGCGTCTTTGCGACGATTTGAGCCACGTAGAAACCGAACGCGCCGGACAATTAACCTTCATCGAATCGATCTCCATCCTCGACAAACAACCCCGCGAAGTGGGCTTTGAGGAAACCATCGTCTTCTACAACGATAGTGACCAGTTTCACTGGAATCCTCCCCAAGAAGGCTTGTGCGATGTGCGCACGGGAGTCATTTGCAGCCCCAATAATTATCGCTATTCAAGTAGTGACGGGGAGTTGGAGGATGGGATCATCCGTCTCACGACCATTGCTGACTTTGATCGCTGGGAAAATTTGAGCGAGCAAGAGTACCAGCGGCAGAAAATGTGGTGGTACGACCGGAGCGTAGCCTCAGCCGTGCGATTCATCCCTGATTTTCGCGGCCATGTGGTAGCCACCGACGTGTTCACTCCTAAGACAATTCGCCGCTTCACTTCCCACGACAATGGCGCTGTCTACGGCGCACCGGACAAGAAACTCGACGGCACAACACACCTGAAAAACCTTTTTCTGTGTGGTACCGATCAGGGCTTCGTTGGAATTATCGGCGCCATCGTGAGCGGCATATCAATGGCCAACATGCACTGCCTGCGGAACAACGATTAG
- a CDS encoding acyltransferase family protein — translation MPTSTASVSIPQRVWQAGMHIPQLDGVRGLAILLVTLYRFSKEIPVDTWLGQILHSGFGLGNRGVDLFFVLSGFLITGILVDTKGQANYFQHFFSRRSLRIFPLYFVALLLFLVVLPRSGFFPGVFDQAIQNQAYLWTYMANVKMGMEGAWCFGVLDPFWSLAVEEQFYFVWPIIIFMVSSRVALRLAIGLAVMSAGTRVAFATLSSNGVAPDVLSIFRFDALLIGAALALQIRTTRGLEPLKFWVLPVLAVCLAAGMGLDLLGKRMSTVGHTLWPIAWACVCVYLLNATPRHWLARFFNTAGLKNLGRYSYAMYVFQTPLIPLTAGVLSVSLLTGWVGNSLVANLVYMGLMFGLTYGAALLSWNVLERHCLSLKRYFPTDGTRPPAFRRQRLIDGVHQLASK, via the coding sequence ATGCCGACTTCCACTGCTTCAGTATCGATACCGCAACGCGTGTGGCAAGCTGGCATGCATATTCCACAACTCGATGGAGTGCGTGGTTTAGCAATTCTGTTGGTAACGCTATATCGGTTTTCCAAAGAGATTCCCGTCGACACTTGGCTGGGGCAAATATTGCACAGCGGTTTTGGGTTAGGCAACCGAGGAGTCGATTTGTTTTTTGTGCTTAGTGGCTTTCTGATCACTGGCATCCTGGTCGACACCAAGGGACAAGCGAACTATTTTCAGCACTTCTTTTCGAGGCGGAGTCTGCGGATTTTCCCACTGTACTTTGTGGCGCTGCTCCTGTTTTTGGTAGTGCTTCCGCGGAGTGGTTTTTTCCCTGGGGTATTCGACCAAGCGATTCAAAATCAGGCCTATCTATGGACCTACATGGCGAACGTAAAGATGGGGATGGAAGGTGCGTGGTGCTTCGGTGTACTCGATCCATTCTGGTCGTTGGCGGTTGAGGAGCAGTTCTATTTTGTTTGGCCCATTATTATCTTCATGGTATCCAGCCGAGTTGCGCTGCGGCTAGCTATTGGCTTGGCTGTTATGAGCGCGGGGACTCGCGTTGCCTTTGCAACACTTAGTTCCAACGGTGTGGCACCTGATGTGCTCAGCATCTTTCGGTTTGACGCACTGCTCATCGGTGCGGCTCTGGCCCTGCAAATTCGAACGACGCGCGGCTTGGAGCCGCTCAAATTCTGGGTCTTACCTGTACTTGCCGTGTGCCTGGCGGCGGGGATGGGGCTCGACCTGCTTGGCAAACGCATGAGTACCGTGGGACATACGCTTTGGCCCATCGCCTGGGCCTGTGTTTGCGTGTACCTGCTCAATGCTACACCCAGGCACTGGCTGGCCCGCTTTTTCAACACGGCTGGACTCAAAAACTTGGGCCGGTATAGCTATGCCATGTACGTCTTCCAAACTCCGCTGATCCCGCTGACTGCCGGCGTGCTGTCCGTCAGTCTTTTGACTGGTTGGGTGGGGAATAGCCTAGTCGCCAACTTGGTCTATATGGGACTGATGTTCGGTTTGACCTACGGTGCCGCGCTTCTGAGTTGGAACGTTCTGGAGCGGCATTGCTTAAGTCTGAAACGCTATTTCCCGACAGACGGCACGCGTCCTCCGGCCTTTCGACGGCAAAGATTGATCGATGGTGTGCATCAATTGGCGTCAAAGTAG
- the tkt gene encoding transketolase, which yields MSVSSPAIEKLAIDTIRTLSMDAVQAAKSGHPGTPMALAPVAFQVWADALRYDPAQPLWPNRDRFVLSCGHASMLLYSMIHLTGIRATDESGKVLDRPSITLDNIKNFRQLHSPCAGHPEYGEAAGIETTTGPLGQGVATSVGMAIASKWLAASYNRPKFELFDFNTYAMCGDGDLMEGVAYEAASLAGHLKLSNLCWIYDDNGITIEGETDLAFSEDVARRFEGLGWNTARVKDANDLAAMAQALKSFEDCNDKPTLILVRSVIGFGSPNKANSHGAHGAPLGDEEIKLTKKAYGWPEDEKFLVPAGVPEYFADTIGKRGAAASSAWETLYSSYKSQFAKEGAELDALFARQLPAAWDKGITEFPADEKGMATRVSSGKVLNMLAPNLPWLVGGSADLAPSTMTLLDGLKGFEHDSYSGRNMHFGIREHGMAAILNGMALSGLRSYGATFFVFTDYLRPSMRLSSIMHQPVLYVLTHDSIGLGEDGPTHQPVEHLAACRAIPGLYVYRPSDANEVAECYRSAMEMTDHPAAMVLSRQNVPTFDRKHLGAASGARKGGYILSDCEGTPQVILMGTGTEIQLCMKAQAELKSAGIAARVVSLPCHELFDDQSPDYRESVLPKSVKHRIACEAGIRQGWDKYIGADGHFVGMSSFGASAPIDQLYQHFKITADQIVSFARVAVSGAKD from the coding sequence ATGAGCGTCTCTTCACCGGCAATCGAAAAACTGGCTATTGATACGATACGTACCCTCAGTATGGACGCCGTACAGGCAGCCAAGAGCGGACACCCCGGAACGCCGATGGCTTTGGCTCCAGTCGCATTCCAGGTCTGGGCCGATGCACTCCGCTACGATCCGGCTCAGCCGCTATGGCCCAACCGAGATCGGTTTGTATTGAGCTGCGGCCACGCATCGATGCTGCTGTACTCCATGATCCACTTGACCGGCATTCGTGCGACTGACGAATCGGGCAAGGTACTCGACCGCCCCTCGATCACGCTCGACAACATCAAGAATTTCCGCCAGCTACACAGCCCCTGTGCCGGACACCCCGAGTATGGTGAAGCGGCGGGCATTGAAACGACCACAGGTCCCTTAGGGCAAGGCGTTGCAACCAGCGTTGGCATGGCCATAGCCTCGAAGTGGCTTGCCGCTAGTTACAACCGCCCAAAGTTCGAGCTCTTCGATTTCAACACCTACGCCATGTGCGGCGACGGCGACTTGATGGAAGGAGTGGCCTACGAGGCTGCGTCCCTGGCTGGACACCTCAAGCTGTCCAATCTGTGTTGGATTTACGATGACAACGGAATCACCATCGAAGGTGAAACCGACTTGGCCTTCAGTGAAGACGTAGCCCGACGCTTTGAAGGATTAGGCTGGAATACAGCCCGCGTGAAGGATGCCAATGATCTGGCTGCCATGGCTCAGGCGCTCAAGTCGTTCGAGGACTGCAACGACAAGCCAACCCTGATCTTGGTGCGCAGCGTAATTGGTTTCGGATCTCCCAACAAAGCCAATTCGCACGGTGCCCACGGCGCCCCTTTGGGTGACGAGGAAATCAAGCTAACCAAGAAGGCGTATGGCTGGCCTGAGGACGAAAAGTTCTTAGTACCCGCGGGCGTGCCCGAATACTTTGCGGACACGATCGGTAAGCGAGGTGCCGCCGCCTCAAGCGCATGGGAGACGTTGTACTCCAGCTACAAGAGCCAATTTGCTAAGGAAGGCGCTGAGCTCGACGCATTGTTTGCCCGGCAATTGCCCGCAGCTTGGGACAAGGGAATCACCGAATTTCCTGCGGATGAAAAGGGAATGGCCACCCGTGTCAGTAGTGGCAAAGTCCTGAACATGCTTGCCCCCAACCTTCCGTGGTTGGTCGGAGGCTCTGCCGATTTGGCCCCCAGTACCATGACGCTGCTGGACGGACTCAAGGGCTTTGAACACGACAGCTACTCGGGTCGCAATATGCACTTTGGCATCCGCGAACATGGAATGGCTGCCATCCTCAACGGTATGGCCCTTAGCGGCTTGCGTTCCTACGGTGCGACATTCTTTGTCTTCACCGACTACCTGCGTCCCTCGATGCGGCTCAGCAGCATTATGCACCAACCGGTGCTGTATGTACTGACCCACGACTCCATCGGCTTGGGAGAAGATGGCCCCACCCACCAGCCCGTCGAACACTTGGCTGCATGCCGAGCTATCCCTGGGTTGTATGTCTACCGGCCATCCGATGCCAATGAAGTCGCTGAGTGCTACCGCAGCGCTATGGAAATGACGGATCATCCCGCAGCCATGGTCCTGTCGCGTCAGAATGTTCCCACCTTCGACCGCAAGCACTTGGGTGCCGCGAGCGGCGCTCGCAAGGGAGGTTACATTTTGAGCGATTGCGAGGGAACGCCTCAGGTGATCCTGATGGGAACGGGAACCGAAATCCAATTGTGCATGAAAGCCCAGGCAGAACTCAAGTCTGCTGGCATTGCAGCTCGCGTGGTTAGCTTGCCTTGCCACGAACTGTTTGACGATCAGTCGCCAGACTACCGCGAAAGTGTATTGCCTAAATCGGTGAAACATCGCATTGCATGCGAAGCGGGAATTCGCCAAGGCTGGGACAAGTACATCGGCGCTGATGGCCACTTTGTCGGCATGAGCAGCTTCGGTGCCTCGGCTCCGATCGATCAGCTGTATCAGCACTTCAAGATCACCGCCGACCAAATCGTCAGCTTCGCTCGCGTGGCGGTCAGCGGAGCCAAGGATTAG
- a CDS encoding sulfatase-like hydrolase/transferase has translation MIPSRFWSTLEQESPEPECTGGLTEPTRTEPTWYSMVSGIGKLLMAGVAGAVAALSWATPNLSAEQPKPLPDIVYLISDDQAWSDYSFMGHEQIQTPQLDRLARESLLFTRGYVPDSLCRPSLATMISGLYPHQHGIVGNDPPPSSKVAKSAGRSRGGLYRDPTYQQDIEQYLKLHIDRMKTLPDRLKPLGYRSLQTGKWWEGNYARGGFDAGMTHGDHTRGGRHGDVGLSVGRTTFEPIASFIQESKAAGKPYFLWYAPFLPHTPHTPPQDLLDKYLKLAPTESIAKYWAMCEWFDQSIGQVRSAIEEHGNPDNTIIVYVCDNGWINLPDRSAYAARSKRSHYDGGIRTPIMVHWPGHVEPRRDETHLASSIDMVPTVLGLLGQPADPELPGINLADSTLVENRDTLYGEILEHDIQSMDDPQSSLMYRWCIEGDMKLVVPENARVPDAEVELYNVVLDPWETKNLAEQQPELVAKLRSKIDAWWP, from the coding sequence ATGATACCAAGTCGATTTTGGTCAACGCTAGAGCAGGAGTCGCCAGAACCTGAGTGTACTGGCGGTTTGACGGAGCCAACTCGTACGGAGCCAACATGGTACAGCATGGTGTCCGGGATCGGCAAGCTGTTGATGGCTGGAGTGGCGGGTGCAGTTGCGGCGCTGTCTTGGGCGACTCCCAATCTGTCCGCTGAGCAGCCCAAGCCACTTCCCGATATTGTCTACTTGATTTCCGACGATCAAGCTTGGAGTGACTATTCCTTCATGGGGCACGAGCAAATTCAAACGCCCCAGCTTGATCGGCTGGCTCGTGAAAGTCTGCTGTTCACCCGGGGCTACGTGCCTGACAGTTTGTGCCGTCCCTCACTGGCCACCATGATTAGCGGTCTCTATCCCCACCAGCACGGCATTGTTGGCAACGATCCCCCTCCCAGTTCCAAAGTGGCCAAATCCGCTGGGAGATCTCGTGGAGGGTTGTATCGAGATCCCACGTACCAGCAGGACATCGAGCAATATTTGAAATTGCATATCGATCGCATGAAGACCCTTCCTGATCGATTGAAGCCACTGGGATATCGAAGTTTGCAGACCGGCAAGTGGTGGGAAGGCAATTACGCCCGCGGTGGTTTTGATGCGGGGATGACCCATGGGGATCACACCCGAGGGGGCCGCCATGGTGATGTAGGACTCTCGGTTGGGCGAACGACCTTTGAGCCCATTGCCAGTTTCATCCAGGAGAGCAAGGCGGCAGGCAAACCTTACTTCCTGTGGTACGCTCCATTTTTGCCCCACACTCCGCATACTCCTCCACAAGATTTACTGGACAAGTACCTAAAGCTTGCTCCCACTGAATCCATTGCTAAGTACTGGGCCATGTGCGAATGGTTCGATCAGAGCATTGGTCAAGTGCGGAGTGCAATCGAAGAGCATGGCAATCCTGACAATACAATCATTGTCTATGTTTGTGACAATGGCTGGATTAATCTTCCAGATAGGAGTGCCTATGCTGCACGAAGTAAACGGAGTCACTACGATGGCGGAATTCGGACTCCGATCATGGTGCACTGGCCTGGCCACGTCGAACCGCGCCGCGACGAGACTCATTTGGCCAGCAGTATAGATATGGTCCCCACGGTACTTGGCCTGTTAGGTCAGCCGGCCGATCCCGAGCTTCCAGGAATTAACTTGGCTGACTCAACTCTAGTGGAGAATCGCGACACACTCTACGGCGAGATCCTAGAGCATGATATTCAGAGCATGGACGATCCCCAATCGAGCTTGATGTATCGTTGGTGCATCGAAGGCGACATGAAGCTAGTTGTCCCGGAGAACGCTCGAGTACCGGATGCCGAAGTGGAGTTGTATAACGTCGTGCTCGATCCGTGGGAGACCAAGAATCTCGCAGAGCAGCAACCTGAGTTAGTTGCGAAATTGCGTAGCAAAATTGACGCATGGTGGCCGTGA
- a CDS encoding DUF1559 domain-containing protein, whose amino-acid sequence MLRLRPLRSVRSRGFTLVELLVVIAIIGILVGLLLPAVQAAREAARRMQCSNNLKQIGLSMHNYESSHRVFPSLSNGATHPGASWDTSWNSAMNRHSAFLASLPYIEQGPLFNQIQAGAPDPAQGSSVQTNGGPHSLRPYAPYLAKISSFLCPSDPGATGTGLSSNAPINYALCTGDSTLGLDGQHIVNSRNNRGLFSHLTGKKIGAATDGTSNTIMCAENTIYLGQGMIHGHYTVMANAQMRASPLACKQTKGPSGTIVGDLPASHHRDGDAWASGYPMICGFNTILPPNDPSCANGAGEWQEGIFTADSYHTGGVNAVMTDGSVQFISQSIDTGNLALPVPTSGPSPYGVWGALGTASGGEPGGLPQ is encoded by the coding sequence ATGTTGAGGTTGCGTCCTTTACGCAGTGTTCGCTCGCGGGGTTTTACGCTCGTTGAGCTACTAGTTGTCATCGCTATTATTGGAATTCTGGTGGGTTTGCTCCTGCCAGCCGTGCAAGCTGCCCGTGAAGCAGCTCGACGGATGCAGTGCTCGAATAACCTGAAGCAAATTGGGTTGTCGATGCATAATTACGAGAGTTCGCACCGCGTTTTCCCGAGCTTGTCCAATGGAGCTACCCACCCCGGTGCTTCGTGGGATACGAGCTGGAACAGTGCGATGAATCGTCACAGCGCATTTCTTGCTTCCTTGCCTTACATTGAGCAGGGCCCGCTATTCAATCAGATCCAAGCGGGTGCTCCTGATCCTGCTCAAGGCTCTTCGGTGCAGACCAATGGAGGCCCACACTCGCTGCGCCCCTACGCACCGTACCTAGCAAAGATTTCTTCCTTCCTGTGTCCTTCCGACCCAGGTGCAACCGGCACGGGGCTCTCGAGCAACGCGCCAATTAACTATGCTCTCTGCACAGGTGATTCGACGTTGGGCCTCGATGGCCAACACATCGTCAATTCGAGAAACAATCGCGGATTATTTAGTCACCTAACCGGCAAGAAAATTGGTGCAGCCACAGATGGTACGAGTAACACGATCATGTGTGCCGAAAATACCATCTATCTTGGACAAGGCATGATTCACGGTCACTACACCGTAATGGCCAATGCCCAAATGCGAGCCAGCCCTTTGGCTTGCAAGCAAACCAAGGGTCCTAGTGGCACTATTGTTGGCGATTTGCCAGCTTCGCACCACCGCGACGGTGATGCTTGGGCATCGGGTTATCCAATGATCTGTGGTTTCAATACCATTTTGCCACCCAACGATCCTTCCTGTGCGAATGGAGCTGGCGAATGGCAAGAAGGTATCTTCACTGCTGACAGCTATCACACCGGTGGTGTGAACGCGGTCATGACCGATGGCTCTGTTCAGTTCATCAGCCAAAGTATCGATACGGGTAATCTTGCGTTGCCAGTTCCAACGAGTGGCCCAAGCCCTTACGGTGTTTGGGGAGCTCTGGGAACTGCTTCCGGTGGAGAGCCCGGCGGACTGCCTCAATAA
- a CDS encoding acyl carrier protein, with the protein MSPAEIRDEIIDILSEIAPDEDLSNLNDEQSFREQMELDSMDFLDIVMELRKRHRIQIPEDQYGELASMASTVKYLEPKMADI; encoded by the coding sequence ATGAGTCCAGCGGAGATTCGAGACGAAATCATCGACATTCTCAGCGAGATTGCTCCCGATGAAGATCTGAGCAACCTTAATGATGAGCAATCGTTTCGCGAGCAAATGGAGCTCGATTCGATGGACTTCTTGGACATCGTGATGGAACTGCGCAAGCGGCATCGCATTCAGATTCCTGAGGATCAGTATGGCGAATTGGCGAGCATGGCGAGCACGGTGAAGTACCTTGAACCCAAAATGGCTGACATCTAG
- a CDS encoding enoyl-CoA hydratase/isomerase family protein, which translates to MITVKVNGSTGTIILDRASRCNALTRKMIEQLSQALDDLRQEKKVRGIVLSGAGVHFCTGLDLQELHETTMQRDALATWHQDAISLQSLLEQILQLPKPVVAAVDGAAQASGLALALACDLVVASHRATFSVPAPQLGLVAGLVIPLLQFRLGAATTSRLALGGDELSAEEAKNLGLVHHVVESDKIWVRSSNWIDSIAAGAAESVQLSKRVLNEMIGEQLSTMLTSGAAAMATALTTEAATEGLTAFAEKRAPKFP; encoded by the coding sequence ATGATCACAGTTAAAGTGAATGGTTCCACCGGGACCATTATCCTGGACCGAGCGAGCAGATGCAACGCGCTCACTCGCAAAATGATTGAGCAACTATCTCAGGCCTTGGACGATCTAAGACAGGAAAAGAAAGTGCGAGGAATTGTCCTCAGTGGTGCAGGCGTCCACTTTTGCACGGGACTCGACCTGCAAGAATTGCACGAAACGACCATGCAGCGCGATGCGTTAGCGACTTGGCATCAAGATGCAATCAGCTTGCAATCATTGCTGGAACAGATCCTCCAACTTCCGAAACCAGTGGTAGCAGCCGTCGATGGAGCGGCGCAGGCCAGTGGCCTCGCACTTGCGTTGGCATGCGACCTTGTGGTGGCAAGCCATCGAGCCACGTTTAGTGTCCCTGCTCCCCAACTCGGCCTGGTCGCTGGTCTGGTCATTCCGCTCTTGCAATTCCGATTGGGGGCTGCCACGACCAGCCGCTTAGCCCTGGGCGGGGACGAACTCTCCGCCGAGGAAGCCAAGAACCTTGGGCTGGTGCACCATGTCGTAGAATCCGACAAGATCTGGGTTCGTTCGAGTAACTGGATTGACTCGATCGCTGCGGGGGCTGCTGAATCCGTGCAACTTTCGAAGAGAGTCTTGAACGAGATGATTGGTGAACAGCTGTCAACGATGCTCACCAGCGGTGCTGCCGCTATGGCTACGGCACTTACGACCGAAGCAGCCACTGAGGGGTTGACCGCCTTTGCGGAGAAGCGTGCTCCCAAGTTTCCCTAG
- a CDS encoding IS1182 family transposase, whose translation MNTQKPSQLARVSRPHRIQVEMHMLSLEDMLPRDHRARIVWSFVKTLDLEPLYEKIVVTKSTVGRNSIAPEILVSLWLLATLDGIGTARELGRRCETDIAYLWTLGNVTVNYHTLSDFRVENGAFLEKTLVDTVASLVAQGLVPLETIAQDGMRVRASAGSSSFRRKPTLESLQQQAQAHVDRLKKESENECDRSDGDARRQAAVERASRERQERLDEALRQFEELSKQRESRRKGDGEKTRVSTTDPDARNMKMANGGFDPAFNVQFATDADSRVIVAVDVINSGTDSGQMAPMHEKVCSTYDKTPKTQLVDSAYATKGDVKTVESKGTEVVSTIPRGSVLESKGKDPHAQQPGESDEYTAFRARMAKEEYKELYKTRPSVAEFPNADCRNRNLRQFKVRGLVKVKAVALWHAVAFNFTRMVNLGALAI comes from the coding sequence ATGAATACTCAAAAACCATCGCAGCTTGCTCGTGTTTCCCGCCCCCATCGTATTCAAGTGGAAATGCACATGCTTTCACTTGAAGATATGCTTCCGCGCGACCATCGTGCTCGCATTGTCTGGTCGTTTGTCAAAACGTTGGACCTAGAACCTCTGTATGAAAAGATCGTTGTCACCAAGAGCACCGTTGGCCGCAATAGTATTGCGCCGGAGATACTGGTTTCACTGTGGCTTCTGGCAACCTTGGATGGCATCGGCACAGCCCGAGAACTTGGTCGCCGATGCGAGACGGACATAGCCTATTTATGGACGCTCGGAAATGTCACGGTCAATTATCACACGTTGAGCGACTTTCGAGTGGAGAACGGAGCATTCTTGGAGAAGACGCTCGTTGACACGGTTGCCTCGTTGGTCGCCCAAGGTCTGGTGCCCCTGGAGACCATTGCCCAAGACGGAATGCGCGTTCGGGCTAGTGCAGGCAGTAGTTCGTTTCGCCGCAAGCCGACGCTTGAGTCATTGCAGCAGCAGGCTCAGGCTCACGTAGATAGATTGAAGAAAGAATCCGAGAACGAATGCGATCGTTCCGATGGAGACGCACGTCGCCAAGCGGCAGTCGAACGAGCATCGCGTGAGCGTCAAGAGCGATTAGATGAGGCTTTGCGACAGTTTGAGGAGCTTAGTAAGCAGCGCGAGTCTCGGAGAAAAGGTGACGGCGAAAAGACTCGCGTGAGCACTACGGACCCTGACGCCCGTAATATGAAGATGGCCAATGGTGGCTTCGATCCGGCCTTCAACGTCCAGTTCGCAACCGATGCTGACTCGCGAGTAATAGTCGCTGTCGATGTTATCAACTCGGGAACTGACAGTGGCCAAATGGCACCAATGCACGAGAAAGTGTGCTCAACTTACGACAAGACACCCAAGACGCAATTGGTCGATTCCGCTTACGCAACCAAGGGCGATGTTAAGACCGTGGAGTCTAAAGGGACCGAAGTCGTCTCCACGATCCCCCGTGGATCGGTATTGGAAAGCAAAGGCAAAGATCCTCACGCGCAGCAACCTGGCGAAAGCGACGAATACACAGCGTTTCGCGCGAGAATGGCCAAAGAGGAATACAAAGAGCTTTACAAGACGCGCCCGTCGGTTGCCGAGTTTCCCAATGCGGACTGCCGCAATCGGAACCTTCGGCAATTCAAAGTTCGAGGACTGGTGAAGGTCAAAGCGGTAGCGCTATGGCATGCCGTGGCCTTTAACTTCACACGCATGGTAAACCTGGGGGCCTTGGCAATCTAA